Proteins co-encoded in one Streptomyces roseochromogenus subsp. oscitans DS 12.976 genomic window:
- a CDS encoding acyl-CoA dehydrogenase family protein — translation MARLAQTAGLTDVQQEILSTVRDFVDKEIIPVATELEHRDEYPQQIVDGLKELGLFGLMIPEEYGGLGESLLTYALCVEEIARGWMSVSGIINTHFIVAYMLKQHGTQEQKDHFLPRMAAGDIRGAFSMSEPGLGSDVSAITSKAVRDGDEYVLNGQKMWLTNGGTSSLVAVLVRSDEGLPEGTAPHKSMTTFLIEKEPGFGEVRPGLTIPGKIEKMGYKGVDTTELIMDGLRLPADRVLGGVTGRGFYQMMDGVEVGRVNVAARGCGVAQRAFELGVQYAQQRHTFGKPIAQHQAIQFKLAEMATKVEAAHAMMVNAARKKDSGERNDLEAGMAKYLASEYCKEVVEDSFRIHGGYGFSKEYEIERLYREAPMLLIGEGTAEIQKMIIGRRLLEEYRFQG, via the coding sequence ATGGCGCGCCTCGCCCAGACCGCCGGTCTCACCGACGTCCAGCAGGAGATCCTCTCCACCGTCCGGGACTTTGTCGACAAGGAGATCATTCCGGTCGCGACCGAGCTGGAACACCGCGACGAGTACCCGCAGCAGATCGTGGACGGCCTGAAGGAGCTCGGGCTCTTCGGCCTGATGATCCCGGAGGAGTACGGGGGCCTGGGCGAGTCGCTGCTCACCTACGCGCTGTGCGTGGAGGAGATCGCCCGTGGCTGGATGTCGGTGTCCGGCATCATCAACACCCACTTCATCGTCGCGTACATGCTCAAGCAGCACGGCACACAGGAGCAGAAGGACCACTTCCTGCCCAGGATGGCGGCCGGCGACATCCGGGGCGCCTTCTCGATGTCGGAGCCGGGCCTGGGCTCCGACGTGTCCGCGATCACCTCGAAGGCGGTCAGGGACGGCGACGAGTACGTCCTGAACGGCCAGAAGATGTGGCTGACGAACGGCGGGACGTCGTCCCTGGTGGCCGTGCTCGTCCGCAGTGACGAGGGCCTCCCCGAGGGCACGGCGCCCCACAAGTCGATGACCACCTTCCTGATCGAGAAGGAGCCCGGCTTCGGCGAGGTCCGCCCCGGCCTCACGATCCCCGGCAAGATCGAGAAGATGGGCTACAAGGGCGTCGACACGACCGAGCTGATCATGGACGGTCTGCGGCTTCCCGCCGATCGGGTGCTCGGCGGCGTCACCGGCCGAGGTTTTTACCAAATGATGGACGGTGTCGAGGTCGGTCGCGTCAACGTGGCGGCGCGTGGCTGCGGCGTCGCTCAGCGCGCCTTCGAACTGGGTGTGCAGTACGCCCAGCAGCGGCACACCTTCGGCAAGCCGATCGCCCAGCACCAGGCCATTCAGTTCAAGCTGGCGGAGATGGCGACCAAGGTCGAGGCCGCGCATGCGATGATGGTCAACGCGGCTCGCAAAAAGGACTCCGGGGAGCGAAACGACCTTGAGGCAGGGATGGCGAAGTACCTCGCCTCCGAGTACTGCAAGGAGGTCGTGGAGGACTCCTTCCGCATCCACGGCGGCTACGGCTTCTCCAAGGAGTACGAGATCGAGCGTCTCTACCGCGAGGCCCCGATGCTGCTCATCGGTGAAGGTACCGCCGAGATCCAGAAAATGATCATCGGGCGCAGGCTGCTCGAAGAGTATCGATTCCAGGGCTGA
- a CDS encoding phosphatidylserine decarboxylase codes for MPHSQTSAPRDSRAGVRLARGASPWLLPTVATAALSLARARRSGAAKAVAVPATALAAGMLWFFRDPEREIGSGRVISPADGVVQSIMPWKDGRTRVAIFMSPLNVHVNRAPLAGTVTSVEHIPGGFVPAFNKESENNERVVWHFDTELGDIEMIQIAGAVARRIVPYIPRGTKVEQGDRIGLIRFGSRVDLYLPEGVEVAVEVGQKTVAGVTRIDRD; via the coding sequence ATGCCCCACAGCCAAACCTCTGCACCTCGCGACAGCCGAGCCGGCGTACGCCTCGCGCGCGGAGCATCGCCGTGGCTTCTCCCGACCGTCGCCACCGCAGCCCTCAGCCTGGCCCGCGCCCGCCGCTCCGGCGCGGCGAAGGCCGTGGCCGTGCCCGCCACCGCGCTCGCGGCGGGCATGCTGTGGTTCTTCCGCGACCCCGAGCGCGAGATCGGCTCCGGCCGGGTGATCTCACCCGCCGACGGCGTGGTGCAGAGCATCATGCCGTGGAAGGACGGACGCACCCGCGTCGCGATCTTCATGAGCCCGCTGAACGTCCACGTCAACCGCGCGCCCCTCGCGGGCACGGTGACGTCCGTCGAGCACATCCCCGGCGGCTTTGTTCCGGCTTTCAACAAGGAGAGCGAGAACAACGAGCGCGTAGTCTGGCATTTCGACACCGAACTCGGCGACATCGAGATGATCCAGATCGCCGGCGCGGTGGCCCGCCGCATCGTGCCCTACATCCCTCGGGGCACGAAGGTCGAGCAGGGCGACCGAATCGGTCTGATCCGCTTCGGCTCGCGTGTCGATCTCTACCTGCCCGAGGGCGTGGAGGTCGCGGTCGAGGTCGGACAGAAGACCGTGGCTGGGGTGACTCGCATTGACCGTGATTGA
- the pssA gene encoding CDP-diacylglycerol--serine O-phosphatidyltransferase: MPEADEVDDEEEMPLSLRLSIADTLTLGNATCGFMAVYFTTTGILIPHLTGNDESAGMARHSAATAVILMLCAAVFDLFDGLVARKLRSSPMGAELDNLSDLISFGLAPAYFVLVYGMVADDAHQRMAALGAIVVLLAVVLRLARFSCVTMKDGMFQGMPSPFGALTVVSIVLLELPFVATLLAILGTAWLMVSRVEYPKPRGRLAGAMLSWIVLSMGLLAAWAFDAPSGQLLLQTGCALQLVMGAVIPLFATARRVNNFRDNRREARAAQLP; encoded by the coding sequence GTGCCCGAGGCCGACGAGGTGGACGACGAGGAGGAGATGCCCCTCTCGCTCCGTCTGTCGATAGCGGACACCCTCACTCTGGGCAACGCGACGTGCGGCTTCATGGCGGTGTACTTCACCACCACCGGCATCCTGATCCCGCACCTGACAGGCAATGACGAATCCGCGGGCATGGCGCGGCACAGCGCCGCCACGGCCGTCATCCTGATGCTCTGCGCTGCCGTCTTCGACCTGTTCGACGGACTGGTCGCGCGGAAGCTGCGCTCCTCGCCCATGGGCGCGGAGCTGGACAACCTCTCCGACCTGATCAGCTTCGGTCTCGCGCCCGCGTACTTCGTGCTGGTCTACGGCATGGTCGCGGACGACGCGCACCAGAGAATGGCGGCGCTGGGGGCGATCGTGGTGCTCCTGGCGGTCGTGCTACGCCTGGCCCGCTTCTCGTGCGTGACGATGAAGGACGGCATGTTCCAGGGCATGCCCTCGCCGTTCGGCGCGCTCACGGTGGTCTCCATCGTCCTCCTGGAGCTGCCCTTCGTGGCGACCCTGCTGGCGATCCTGGGCACGGCGTGGCTGATGGTGAGCCGGGTGGAGTACCCGAAGCCGCGGGGCCGCCTCGCCGGCGCGATGCTCTCCTGGATCGTGCTGTCCATGGGCCTGCTGGCCGCCTGGGCCTTCGACGCCCCGAGCGGTCAGCTGCTGCTCCAGACCGGCTGTGCGCTGCAGCTGGTCATGGGCGCGGTGATTCCGTTGTTCGCCACGGCTCGGCGGGTGAACAACTTCCGCGACAATCGGCGCGAGGCGCGGGCGGCGCAGTTGCCGTAG
- a CDS encoding glycerate kinase, protein GSLDEQTLHGKAPVGVASAARSAGRTVVAVCGRLALSPEALRGAGISQAYPLTSVEPDVARCIADAGPILERVAVRIAEDHLG, encoded by the coding sequence AGGGGTCACTGGACGAGCAGACGCTGCACGGGAAGGCGCCGGTGGGGGTGGCTTCCGCGGCTCGCTCCGCGGGAAGGACCGTGGTGGCGGTGTGCGGACGGCTCGCTCTGTCGCCGGAGGCGTTGCGGGGGGCGGGGATCTCACAGGCGTACCCGTTGACCTCGGTCGAGCCGGACGTGGCCAGGTGCATCGCGGATGCGGGGCCGATTCTGGAGCGGGTCGCCGTGCGCATCGCTGAGGACCACCTGGGCTGA